A section of the Larus michahellis chromosome 1, bLarMic1.1, whole genome shotgun sequence genome encodes:
- the ASMT gene encoding acetylserotonin O-methyltransferase isoform X3, with product MGSTEDLDYPQTILQYSSGFLVSKVMFTASELGVFDLLLESGEPLSSDAIAARLGTSTTGMERLLDACVGLKLLAVELTKEGALYRNTEISNIYLTKSSPKSQYHIMMYYSNTVYLCWHYLADAVREGRNQYERVFGISSEDPFGAMYRSEEEMLKFMAGQNSVWSICGRDVLAAFDLSPFRQICDLGGGGGALARECVSLYPNSTVTIYDLPKVVQVAKEQFIPPEEHRITFHEGDFFNNSIPEAELYILSKILHDWDDDNCRQLLAKVYKACKPGGGVLLVESLLNEDKSGPLETQLYSMNMLVQTEGKERTAAEYSKLLEAAGFGEVQVKRTGKLYDAVLGRK from the exons ATGGGTTCCACCGAAGACCTTGACTATCCTCAAACCATCTTGCAATACAGCAGTGGATTTTTAGTCTCAAAG GTTATGTTCACTGCCAGTGAGTTGGGAGTGTTTGATCTTCTGCTGGAGTCAGGAGAGCCTCTGTCTTCAGATGCTATTGCTGCACGCTTGGGTACCAGCACCACAGGGATGGAAAGACTGCTGGATGCCTGCGTGGGATTGAAGCTCTTGGCAGTAGAGCTAACAAAAGAAGGAg CCCtctacagaaacacagaaatttcaAACATCTACCTTACAAAATCAAGTCCCAAGTCTCAGTATCATATTATGATGTATTACTCCAATACAGTCTACTTGTGCTGGCACTACCTGGCCGATGCTGTGAG AGAAGGAAGAAACCAATATGAAAGAGTTTTTGGCATTTCATCTGAAGACCCTTTTGGAGCAATGTACAG ATCagaagaagaaatgctgaaattcatGGCTGGCCAGAACTCGGTATGGAGTATATGTGGCAGAGATGTTCTGGCTGCATTTGACCTTTCCCCGTTCAGGCAGATCTGTGACCTGGGAG GAGGTGGAGGAGCTTTGGCCCGGGAGTGTGTTTCTTTGTACCCAAATTCCACGGTCACAATTTATGACCTGCCGAAAGTTGTGCAAGTGGCCAAAGAGCAATTTATTCCCCCTGAGGAGCATCGGATCACTTTCCATGAAG GAGACTTCTTTAACAATTCAATTCCTGAAGCTGAACTGTATATTTTATCCAAGATACTGCATGACTGGGATGATGACAACTGCAGGCAACTGCTAGCAAAAGTCTACAAGGCTTGCAAACCTG GTGGTGGAGTGCTGCTGGTTGAGTCACTTCTGAATGAAGATAAAAGTGGGCCTTTAGAAACCCAACTGTATTCAATGAATATGTTGgtccagacagaagggaaagaGCGAACAGCAGCGGAGTACAGCAAGCTCCTCGAGGCAGCTGGCTTTGGAGAGGTTCAAGTCAAGAGGACTGGAAAACTCTATGATGCCGTTTTAGGAAGGAAATAA
- the ASMT gene encoding acetylserotonin O-methyltransferase isoform X2: MFTASELGVFDLLLESGEPLSSDAIAARLGTSTTGMERLLDACVGLKLLAVELTKEGALYRNTEISNIYLTKSSPKSQYHIMMYYSNTVYLCWHYLADAVREGRNQYERVFGISSEDPFGAMYRSEEEMLKFMAGQNSVWSICGRDVLAAFDLSPFRQICDLGGGGGALARECVSLYPNSTVTIYDLPKVVQVAKEQFIPPEEHRITFHEGDFFNNSIPEAELYILSKILHDWDDDNCRQLLAKVYKACKPDGDPDVILISAWLEQQNVRGGRPRRRSTGWRTAQLD, translated from the exons ATGTTCACTGCCAGTGAGTTGGGAGTGTTTGATCTTCTGCTGGAGTCAGGAGAGCCTCTGTCTTCAGATGCTATTGCTGCACGCTTGGGTACCAGCACCACAGGGATGGAAAGACTGCTGGATGCCTGCGTGGGATTGAAGCTCTTGGCAGTAGAGCTAACAAAAGAAGGAg CCCtctacagaaacacagaaatttcaAACATCTACCTTACAAAATCAAGTCCCAAGTCTCAGTATCATATTATGATGTATTACTCCAATACAGTCTACTTGTGCTGGCACTACCTGGCCGATGCTGTGAG AGAAGGAAGAAACCAATATGAAAGAGTTTTTGGCATTTCATCTGAAGACCCTTTTGGAGCAATGTACAG ATCagaagaagaaatgctgaaattcatGGCTGGCCAGAACTCGGTATGGAGTATATGTGGCAGAGATGTTCTGGCTGCATTTGACCTTTCCCCGTTCAGGCAGATCTGTGACCTGGGAG GAGGTGGAGGAGCTTTGGCCCGGGAGTGTGTTTCTTTGTACCCAAATTCCACGGTCACAATTTATGACCTGCCGAAAGTTGTGCAAGTGGCCAAAGAGCAATTTATTCCCCCTGAGGAGCATCGGATCACTTTCCATGAAG GAGACTTCTTTAACAATTCAATTCCTGAAGCTGAACTGTATATTTTATCCAAGATACTGCATGACTGGGATGATGACAACTGCAGGCAACTGCTAGCAAAAGTCTACAAGGCTTGCAAACCTG atggtgaccccgacgtgatactgatcagcgcttggcttgagcaacagAACGTGAGgggtggaagacccagaaggagatccaccggctggaggacggctcagctggactga
- the ASMT gene encoding acetylserotonin O-methyltransferase isoform X1, with the protein MFTASELGVFDLLLESGEPLSSDAIAARLGTSTTGMERLLDACVGLKLLAVELTKEGALYRNTEISNIYLTKSSPKSQYHIMMYYSNTVYLCWHYLADAVREGRNQYERVFGISSEDPFGAMYRSEEEMLKFMAGQNSVWSICGRDVLAAFDLSPFRQICDLGGGGGALARECVSLYPNSTVTIYDLPKVVQVAKEQFIPPEEHRITFHEGDFFNNSIPEAELYILSKILHDWDDDNCRQLLAKVYKACKPGGGVLLVESLLNEDKSGPLETQLYSMNMLVQTEGKERTAAEYSKLLEAAGFGEVQVKRTGKLYDAVLGRK; encoded by the exons ATGTTCACTGCCAGTGAGTTGGGAGTGTTTGATCTTCTGCTGGAGTCAGGAGAGCCTCTGTCTTCAGATGCTATTGCTGCACGCTTGGGTACCAGCACCACAGGGATGGAAAGACTGCTGGATGCCTGCGTGGGATTGAAGCTCTTGGCAGTAGAGCTAACAAAAGAAGGAg CCCtctacagaaacacagaaatttcaAACATCTACCTTACAAAATCAAGTCCCAAGTCTCAGTATCATATTATGATGTATTACTCCAATACAGTCTACTTGTGCTGGCACTACCTGGCCGATGCTGTGAG AGAAGGAAGAAACCAATATGAAAGAGTTTTTGGCATTTCATCTGAAGACCCTTTTGGAGCAATGTACAG ATCagaagaagaaatgctgaaattcatGGCTGGCCAGAACTCGGTATGGAGTATATGTGGCAGAGATGTTCTGGCTGCATTTGACCTTTCCCCGTTCAGGCAGATCTGTGACCTGGGAG GAGGTGGAGGAGCTTTGGCCCGGGAGTGTGTTTCTTTGTACCCAAATTCCACGGTCACAATTTATGACCTGCCGAAAGTTGTGCAAGTGGCCAAAGAGCAATTTATTCCCCCTGAGGAGCATCGGATCACTTTCCATGAAG GAGACTTCTTTAACAATTCAATTCCTGAAGCTGAACTGTATATTTTATCCAAGATACTGCATGACTGGGATGATGACAACTGCAGGCAACTGCTAGCAAAAGTCTACAAGGCTTGCAAACCTG GTGGTGGAGTGCTGCTGGTTGAGTCACTTCTGAATGAAGATAAAAGTGGGCCTTTAGAAACCCAACTGTATTCAATGAATATGTTGgtccagacagaagggaaagaGCGAACAGCAGCGGAGTACAGCAAGCTCCTCGAGGCAGCTGGCTTTGGAGAGGTTCAAGTCAAGAGGACTGGAAAACTCTATGATGCCGTTTTAGGAAGGAAATAA